AGCATATAGAAAGTAGGAAGGCAAAATCAGAACCTCCCTAATCTGCTTAAAGAGAGAAGGATCTTGAGTTCTTCCATCACCTTCTCATCCACCTCCAGCTCGGGTAGAGAGAACTCGCTTCTCAGCTTTTTAGTCAACCCCGTCCGAGGAAAGGACATCCCGGTCTTTACAAATAGCTTCATTTCCTCCTCAAAATGTGGAGGCCTATTGCCACGAATGGCAGCTGCGTTCCGCAGTAAAGTGATTACATGTGCGGGGTCAGCACCGACCTGACAACGCTCTGAGCAGGAGTTGCACATCAGGCATTTCCAGATATCTTGCTCTAACCTAAGGTCCATGGTCCCTTTGGAAGCCCGTTCCATGATCTCCCGTGGTCTAATGCCACCATACCGTGCGGAAGGGCATACACCCGTGCAATGGCCACATTGATGGCACTTACGTAAGTTTATGTGAGATAATGAATCATGTAATTCCCTTTCTAAAGCTGTATCATATGAAGACTTTTTCACGACCTTTCATCTTGTCTGGGGCTTATGTCATTTTGCATGTCAATTTCCTGCTTATTGATACAAGAACGCTAAACCTGAAGGATCATATTCGGCGAAGATTCTGCGTGATGATTTTCACTCCCAGTTTTGGATTAGTTATGAACTCTCAGCCCGAAACTTACGAAAAGTTTCTCCCACAAATATCATATCACAGATGATATCATCAGTCGAGCATGACAGATTGGATAGAGACGGAGAAATGCCAATTCTGCGGCCAGCAGGCAAAGCAGTTCGCTTTTGCCGCCTTCATATGCGAAAAGGAGGAATGCTTGCAGAAAGCGATCGATGAGCGCGGAGGCCCAGGAGGCCATATCAAGGCCAAGAAACAGATGATAAAGCTGGAAGAGGAGGATTAGCGGGTCTACTTGAATTCTGAGGATGGTCGAAACCCCTTCCTATGCTGCAAATTTCTTTTTAGCGTTATCCTATCCATTCCCATATGCCGGTTTGATTGAAATCTTGACTCTAAAAAGCGTGGATTAAGCCTTCTTGCTTAATCTGGAAGCAGCAATAACATAGAGATCGTCTATCCTTATACTTCTTCTCTCCATCGACACCCATCCCTCAGCGAGACCACAGGTCAGATGAATAAGGCATTTAGGACAAGCTGTAAGGAGCCTATCCGCCCCTGAAGCCAGCGCTTCCTTACCCCTCTGCAACTGCCACTGTCTAGTCATCGCATTGCAATTCACAAAGGACGAGTTGCCGCAACAAGCGGCCATCTCCCTGGAACGAGGCATCTCCACCAGCCTTCCGATGCTGCGGATAAGCTGGCGGGGAGGTTCATACACGCCTGAATGCCTACCCAGTCGGCAAGGGTCCTGAAAAGTGTACACCTCCTCGTTGCGCTCAAGTCTGAGAATTCCTTCTTCAATTGCCTTTGCCACCACCTCAGTGACAGATCTCACATCAAAACTCAGCTTCCCGACCATCTTGGGATAAAGTTGCTTCCAAGTTATCATACACTCAGGGCAGAAAGTCAAGATCTCCCTCACTCCTGATCTTTCCAAGGCCTCGACATTAAGAAAGGCCAGCCTCTGGAAGGTTTCCACATCCCCTAGCCAATAGGAGTCATGGCCACAGCACCTCTCATGCATCAGTACTCGGGGTGCGATACCGCAGGCGTTCAGCAATCTAATCGCGGAACGAGGCATCTCCAAGAGGTCCTGGCGAAGGTAGCGGAATATGACATCGAAGTACGGTGTGCATCCGACATAAAAAAGGGTATCTGAGCTTTGGTCGATATCTATGCCGGACGTTATCCATCGCTGCCTGCTTGGCCTAATTTTGCGCACAGCTGAAAGCCTTTCCAGGACCCGAGGGATGCCACCGTGATTCTCTTCAGGGGGTAGAGATGTAAGAAGCGTCGGTCGAACCTCTCTTACCAACTCATGGAAGGACACGCCGAACTGGCATATTTGTGTGCACTGTTTGCACGTCATGCAGAGCCAAATCTCTTTCTCGGGTGGAATCTTATCTTCCAATATCATCCTCTCTACTAATCCGCGGGGAGAGAACTCCCCCCCTATCTGCGATGCAGGACAAGCGAAGGTGCATCGACCACATGCCACACATTTTCTCGCACCATTCTGTTCCAGTTTAGACAGCAGATCCATCGCTCCCTCCCAAAGGTCCTAATCGATGTAAATTCGCCACGAAATCGTTGACAGTTTGAACAAAGAGATCTCCTTCCGAGGCAGAAACCCAGCGTAGCAGCACTCTCGACGGTTCGATTCCTGCCAGAGCTAAAAGCTCTTTGACCATGGTCACTCTATTCTGGGCATGAAAATTACCTCCTCGATAATGACAGTCACCTGGATGGCAGCCCAGCACCATGACTCCATCCGCACCTGAGATTAAGGCTCGCAGGATCATTCCAGGCGAAACACGTCCGGAGCACATCACTCGCACAATCCTCACGTTTGTGGAGCATTGTCTCCTCGTCATTCCGGCTAAATCCGCTCCTGCATAGGCGCACCAATTGCAGCAGAATGCCACCACCTTAGGATTCCAAGAACCCTCCCTGTCTTGGAAGTTGTGAGATGGTAAAGGTGAATTCTCCATTCATCCGCCCCTGCTGGACCACCGACAGTCTCACCGCTTGAAAAAAGTTCGCTTGAAAGCTCAATCGCTTAGCGTCAATAATCAGTCACAGAAATAATCGTCCACCTCTCTTCTTCTTTTACATCCTAAGCAGTGTTATGAAATGGTTATAATCGAACATATGCTCTACATCTACTCTTTATTCCCAATGGTATCAATGAGCATCTCAAATGCACAACCAATGTAGTTCTAAGGAAGGATGACTATCTTTACCCCTTGACTTTCTTTAACCCTCGACTTGGCAATGCTCATCTCCTTGTTGCCTTGCAGGCTTCTAATTTTCATTAAGGTCTATTAAATGGCAATGAATACAAAATGCTCGAGGTAGCATCTTCCCAATCGGAGAGAAGCGCAAAATCGGCAGTTATGGTTATAGGGAAGCAGATGTTAGCAGTTGAGGATGCTAAAAATTGCGGGTTTCAACCGCACCTCCCTACTCGATTGGGATGGTCGAGTCGCCGCTGTGTTATATCTTCCAGGTTGCAACTTCCGCTGTCCTTTTTGTCATAATAGGGAATTAGTGCTGGAGCCAGAGAAGCTAGAGGAGGTCCCTCTGGAATTGGTGAAGGAATTCATTCGCGAGAACCTGGATTTCTTGGATGGCGTCGTAGTCACGGGAGGGGAGCCAACCATACACAAAGACCTGACTGAGTTGATTCGCACCTTGAGATCTCTCGGGTTGGGCGTCAAGTTGGACACCAACGGCTCGAATCCAGATTTGCTACAGGATTTGATCCAGGCGGGCCTGTTGGATTTCGTAGCCATGGATATAAAGGCGCCCTTAGACTCTCGCTATGAGCATCTAGTAGACGTAAAGGTGGATGTTTCGAAATTAAAACGCTCCGTGGACATTATAATGGAGTCAGGTGTGGATTACGAATTTCGCACTACCATGGTACCGCTTCTTTTAAAACCGGAGGACTATGAGGCCATGGCCGCTTATATCGGAACCGCTAAAAAGTATGTGCTGCAGCACTTCGTGCCGCGCAATACCATAGATCCCAACCTTCGTATCCTAAAGCCGTTGGACGATTCCCAAGTCAAGCTGATAGTTGAGCGCTGCAAACCCTATGTTCGGAAGATCGTGATACGAGGCGGACCCTGAAGATTATCGTATTGAGCACTCAGGACAATATCTTTTTGTAGGCAGCCATTGATTTTTTTCTCCGCGCAAAGCGTATTGCCGACTGGCTTTATTGGAGGATTGGATTTGAACGTTGATAAGAGATTGAAGACCTATATTGAGGGCTTCGACCGGATTCTTGAAGGTGGGATACCGGGCAACCATATAGTATTGGTAGCGGGTACGCCGGGGACCATGAAGTCCTCGATAACATATTATCTCATGTATCATAATGTGCTAGACAACGGTATGACTGCGGTGTATGTGACCTTAGAGCAGTCCCGAGAATCCCTGCTGCGTCAAATGGAAAAGATGGGCATGAGGACGGACAAGGTCAAGGATCGCCTGCATGTGCTGGATCTCAGCATTATACGTAAGAAGCTGCGGGAGGTATCGACTGGAGGCTCATGGATGCAGGTCTTCAAAGGGTATCTCTCCAACCTAAAAGAAAACCTCAAGTTCGACATCTTGGCCATCGACTCGCTGGATGTCCTGGAGACGATGGCGGAAATCGCCAATAGACGTACTGATCTCTTCTACCTCTTCGAATGGATGAGAGACCTTGAAGCTACCATCTTTCTCATATCAGAAGCCTCGGGGGAGCGCTTGCTGGATGGCCGATTTGACGAAGGATATCTGTCAGATGGGATAATCACCTTGAAAATGCAGGTGGTGAGGGATGTAGAGACGCAGAGGCGAATTAGATGCGTGAAAAT
The genomic region above belongs to Methanomassiliicoccales archaeon and contains:
- a CDS encoding 4Fe-4S dicluster domain-containing protein, producing the protein MKKSSYDTALERELHDSLSHINLRKCHQCGHCTGVCPSARYGGIRPREIMERASKGTMDLRLEQDIWKCLMCNSCSERCQVGADPAHVITLLRNAAAIRGNRPPHFEEEMKLFVKTGMSFPRTGLTKKLRSEFSLPELEVDEKVMEELKILLSLSRLGRF
- a CDS encoding hydrogenase iron-sulfur subunit encodes the protein MENSPLPSHNFQDREGSWNPKVVAFCCNWCAYAGADLAGMTRRQCSTNVRIVRVMCSGRVSPGMILRALISGADGVMVLGCHPGDCHYRGGNFHAQNRVTMVKELLALAGIEPSRVLLRWVSASEGDLFVQTVNDFVANLHRLGPLGGSDGSAV
- a CDS encoding anaerobic ribonucleoside-triphosphate reductase activating protein; the encoded protein is MLKIAGFNRTSLLDWDGRVAAVLYLPGCNFRCPFCHNRELVLEPEKLEEVPLELVKEFIRENLDFLDGVVVTGGEPTIHKDLTELIRTLRSLGLGVKLDTNGSNPDLLQDLIQAGLLDFVAMDIKAPLDSRYEHLVDVKVDVSKLKRSVDIIMESGVDYEFRTTMVPLLLKPEDYEAMAAYIGTAKKYVLQHFVPRNTIDPNLRILKPLDDSQVKLIVERCKPYVRKIVIRGGP
- a CDS encoding (Fe-S)-binding protein, yielding MDLLSKLEQNGARKCVACGRCTFACPASQIGGEFSPRGLVERMILEDKIPPEKEIWLCMTCKQCTQICQFGVSFHELVREVRPTLLTSLPPEENHGGIPRVLERLSAVRKIRPSRQRWITSGIDIDQSSDTLFYVGCTPYFDVIFRYLRQDLLEMPRSAIRLLNACGIAPRVLMHERCCGHDSYWLGDVETFQRLAFLNVEALERSGVREILTFCPECMITWKQLYPKMVGKLSFDVRSVTEVVAKAIEEGILRLERNEEVYTFQDPCRLGRHSGVYEPPRQLIRSIGRLVEMPRSREMAACCGNSSFVNCNAMTRQWQLQRGKEALASGADRLLTACPKCLIHLTCGLAEGWVSMERRSIRIDDLYVIAASRLSKKA
- a CDS encoding ATPase domain-containing protein; protein product: MNVDKRLKTYIEGFDRILEGGIPGNHIVLVAGTPGTMKSSITYYLMYHNVLDNGMTAVYVTLEQSRESLLRQMEKMGMRTDKVKDRLHVLDLSIIRKKLREVSTGGSWMQVFKGYLSNLKENLKFDILAIDSLDVLETMAEIANRRTDLFYLFEWMRDLEATIFLISEASGERLLDGRFDEGYLSDGIITLKMQVVRDVETQRRIRCVKMRETNHDPSYYSLLFSNGKFQVTKVISE